A genomic segment from Paramixta manurensis encodes:
- the rsd gene encoding sigma D regulator gives MLNHLDVLTQRVGGSNALVDLWLSARRQLLVAYYQTVGIKPNKESLTALDEKALDNFCQKLVDYLSTGHFSIYERIIEELEGDSPLTAAAQIYPALEGNTELLMSLYDTHLETAIDHDNYVEFQQALSEVGETLEARFTLEDKLIQLAWENQLQLPGVVANETELVRPA, from the coding sequence ATGCTTAACCATTTAGACGTTCTGACCCAACGCGTAGGTGGCAGTAATGCACTGGTAGATCTTTGGCTAAGTGCCCGTCGGCAACTGCTAGTTGCCTATTATCAGACCGTTGGCATTAAGCCTAACAAGGAATCGCTCACCGCGCTGGATGAAAAGGCATTGGATAATTTTTGCCAAAAACTGGTCGATTATCTCTCTACCGGACATTTCAGTATCTATGAACGCATTATCGAAGAATTGGAAGGCGATAGCCCTCTGACGGCAGCGGCCCAGATTTATCCGGCGCTGGAAGGGAATACCGAGTTGTTGATGAGTTTGTATGATACCCATCTGGAAACGGCCATCGATCATGATAACTATGTCGAGTTTCAGCAGGCATTGTCAGAAGTGGGTGAAACGCTGGAGGCGCGGTTTACGCTGGAAGATAAGCTGATTCAGCTCGCCTGGGAGAACCAGCTTCAGTTACCCGGCGTGGTGGCGAATGAAACTGAACTGGTTAGGCCGGCATAA
- the nudC gene encoding NAD(+) diphosphatase translates to MEHEIRSVDAGWWIVSHEQKLWLPNGDLPYGTAETFDLTGSKASPIGEWQGETVWLVREDRAENMGSVRQIMDKEAGLFQLAGRGVQLAEFIRSHRFCGYCGHEMHLSKTENACLCAHCRQRYYPQIAPCIIVAIRRGDQILLAQHARHRNSIYTVLAGFVEVGETLEQAVAREVMEESSVTVKNVRYVTSQPWPFPHSLMMAFMAEYDEGELQIDNHELIDAGWFRYDQLPHLPPPGTVARRLIEDTVALCRAETE, encoded by the coding sequence ATGGAACATGAAATTAGAAGCGTAGACGCTGGATGGTGGATTGTCAGCCATGAGCAGAAACTTTGGTTACCAAATGGCGATTTACCGTACGGCACAGCGGAGACATTTGACCTAACCGGTTCGAAAGCGTCGCCGATCGGCGAATGGCAGGGTGAAACCGTGTGGCTGGTGCGCGAGGATCGCGCGGAGAATATGGGCTCGGTACGGCAAATCATGGATAAAGAGGCCGGGCTGTTCCAACTGGCGGGGCGCGGTGTCCAATTGGCGGAGTTTATCCGCTCGCACCGTTTTTGCGGCTATTGCGGTCACGAAATGCACTTGAGCAAAACCGAAAATGCCTGTTTGTGCGCGCATTGCCGTCAACGTTACTATCCGCAGATCGCGCCTTGTATCATCGTCGCCATTCGGCGCGGCGACCAGATCCTGCTGGCACAACACGCGCGTCACCGTAATAGCATTTATACGGTATTAGCCGGGTTCGTCGAAGTGGGAGAAACCCTTGAACAAGCGGTGGCGCGCGAAGTAATGGAGGAGAGTAGCGTCACGGTTAAAAATGTTCGTTACGTTACCTCTCAACCCTGGCCATTCCCCCATTCGTTGATGATGGCGTTCATGGCTGAGTACGATGAGGGCGAATTGCAAATTGATAACCATGAACTGATCGACGCCGGTTGGTTTCGCTATGACCAATTACCGCATCTGCCGCCGCCGGGCACGGTCGCGCGGCGGTTAATTGAAGACACTGTCGCGCTATGCCGCGCCGAAACGGAATGA